From the genome of Anopheles moucheti chromosome 3, idAnoMoucSN_F20_07, whole genome shotgun sequence, one region includes:
- the LOC128302787 gene encoding uncharacterized protein LOC128302787, translating to MEIGDTNSTDAFADADPRRLSQNRINGAAIQPNAQGVFVPQDTAFQAQRDGPSGQRTAYIQQPSQPPAASPSQFGASPAMMTSPDNATIVQMLNLIQQQMAQQQQFVNEFLHQRLLHQNVAPPSLHPEQIIDSLSRHIAEFRYEKEAGITFKQWYARYADLFQNDTARIDAPAKVRLMLRKLGTAEHDRFLSFILPHRPSDFSFEETVEKLSALFDDQETLLSKRFKCLQITKKRTEDHLVYACRINKSSVDFELGKLTEEDFKCLLFVCGLRDEGEADLRTRLLARIEDRTCTSLQQLSTECHRYAT from the coding sequence ATGGAAATTGGTGATACGAACAGTACTGACGCATTTGCGGACGCCGACCCGCGTCGGTTGTCCCAAAATCGTATCAACGGTGCAGCGATCCAGCCTAACGCGCAAGGCGTTTTCGTACCGCAAGATACGGCGTTCCAAGCCCAGCGAGACGGACCGTCGGGTCAACGTACGGCGTACATCCAGCAGCCATCGCAACCACCAGCAGCGTCGCCATCGCAGTTCGGCGCGTCCCCAGCCATGATGACCAGCCCGGACAACGCAACGATTGTGCAAATGCTGAATTTAATTCAGCAACAAAtggcccagcagcaacaatttgTTAACGAATTTTTGCATCAGCGGTTGCTACATCAAAACGTCGCACCACCCAGTCTGCATCCAGAACAAATAATCGATTCGCTTTCTCGTCACATTGCAGAATTCCGATACGAGAAAGAGGCAGGAATCACATTTAAACAATGGTACGCGAGGTATGCTGATCTATTTCAGAACGACACCGCGCGAATCGATGCCCCTGCCAAGGTTCGATTGATGTTGCGGAAACTGGGAACGGCCGAGCACGATCGGTTCCTGTCCTTCATCCTGCCCCATCGTCCGTCTGACTTCTCGTTTGAGGAAACAGTGGAGAAACTGTCAGCGCTTTTCGACGACCAGGAAACTCTGCTCAGCAAGCGTTTTAAATGCCTCCAGATAACCAAGAAGCGGACGGAGGACCACTTGGTCTACGCATGTCGTATCAACAAATCttcggtggattttgagcTTGGCAAGCTCACCGAAGAGGATTTCAAGTGTTTGTTGTTCGTGTGTGGCCTGAGGGACGAGGGCGAAGCTGACCTTAGAACGCGACTTCTGGCCCGTATTGAGGATCGAACCTGCACTTCCCTTCAGCAGCTGTCCACCGAGTGTCACCG